In one window of Egicoccus sp. AB-alg2 DNA:
- a CDS encoding putative bifunctional diguanylate cyclase/phosphodiesterase, whose product MGATTDGIRRRLRVHAPEFVGAALVVAVASASGATRLSLPALLVLLAGAVLVSVSAYAFWGRDAGMRGVHARGALQVSAFALLLYASGTGPTLAALLLLPVADTVRYSGARAGTVVLAWASLAIAVGQAAVAVGLAPTLLPADVAHGLAALGLLTTWLIGLRIVRLSRAGEEAHERLVEEEARVRALLATASDVTLVISDAAVVYQSPSAERLFGYGPGELLGRRYLDLVHPDDRATTVDFVRDLLAHPGRSGLVECRLLAADGSWVPVESNCRNLLDDPQVRGFVVNSRDVSERKDLERQLEHRTIHDPLTGLANRALLLDRLDHTVARANRLGGSFAVLFVDLDGFKTINDVRGHVVGDAVLRTVAYRLLDVVRAADTVARMGGDEFAVLLEHDDSPVDAAKVAQRILAAVARPIDADGRRVQLTASIGIAHAEDGVQPAEVLRNADIAMHLAKESGRDRFEVFETSMHVRVVERLELEADLAAAVERDELAIHYQPIVALSDQRICGFEALLRWTHPRRGPVPPNRFIPLAEQSGLIVPIGRFVLREACRQLADWRRSLPGAADLTVSVNVSMRQLTDSDLVADVREALTDAGLAAEALTLELTESALVTDTESTIATLTQLKGLGIRIAVDDFGTGYSSLAYLHRFPVDVLKIDRSFVNSVASGRQSPALARAIVDLGRSLDLLTVAEGIEHDAELTQFRQLDCTHGQGFLFSRPVTADAVAGLVGTAGTEPAVLADARGVAR is encoded by the coding sequence GTGGGAGCGACGACGGACGGGATCCGACGACGTCTGCGTGTCCATGCACCCGAGTTCGTGGGGGCTGCGCTGGTGGTGGCGGTGGCGAGCGCGTCGGGCGCCACCCGCCTGAGCCTGCCGGCCCTGCTCGTGCTGCTGGCCGGCGCGGTGCTCGTCAGCGTCAGCGCGTACGCGTTCTGGGGACGGGACGCGGGCATGCGGGGCGTGCACGCGCGAGGGGCGCTGCAGGTGTCGGCGTTCGCGCTGCTGCTGTACGCGTCCGGGACCGGTCCCACGCTCGCCGCGCTGCTGCTGCTACCGGTCGCCGACACCGTGCGCTACTCGGGTGCCCGGGCCGGCACGGTCGTCCTCGCCTGGGCCAGCCTCGCGATCGCGGTCGGCCAGGCCGCGGTCGCCGTGGGCCTGGCCCCCACGCTGCTGCCGGCCGACGTCGCGCACGGCCTGGCAGCGTTGGGGCTGCTCACCACGTGGCTGATCGGCCTGCGCATCGTGCGGCTCTCCCGCGCCGGCGAGGAGGCCCACGAGCGCCTCGTGGAGGAGGAGGCCCGCGTCCGTGCCCTGCTGGCGACCGCCAGCGACGTCACCCTCGTGATCAGCGACGCCGCGGTGGTCTACCAGTCCCCGTCGGCCGAGCGCCTCTTCGGGTACGGCCCCGGCGAACTGCTCGGCCGGCGCTACCTCGACCTCGTCCATCCCGACGACCGGGCCACCACGGTCGACTTCGTCCGCGACCTGCTCGCCCACCCGGGACGGTCGGGGCTGGTCGAGTGCCGCCTGCTCGCCGCCGACGGGTCCTGGGTGCCGGTCGAGTCCAACTGCCGCAACCTGCTCGACGACCCGCAGGTGCGCGGCTTCGTGGTCAACAGCCGTGACGTGTCCGAACGCAAGGACCTCGAGCGCCAGCTCGAGCACCGCACGATCCACGACCCGCTCACCGGGCTGGCCAATCGGGCCCTGCTGCTCGACCGGCTGGACCACACCGTCGCACGGGCCAACCGGCTGGGCGGCTCGTTCGCGGTGCTCTTCGTCGACCTCGACGGGTTCAAGACGATCAACGACGTCCGCGGACACGTCGTCGGCGACGCCGTGCTGCGGACGGTCGCCTACCGGCTGCTCGACGTGGTCCGCGCCGCCGACACGGTCGCCCGCATGGGCGGCGACGAGTTCGCCGTCCTGCTCGAGCACGACGACAGCCCGGTCGACGCCGCCAAGGTCGCCCAGCGGATCCTCGCCGCCGTCGCCCGGCCGATCGACGCCGACGGTCGTCGCGTGCAGCTGACCGCCAGCATCGGCATCGCCCACGCCGAGGACGGCGTCCAACCCGCCGAGGTGCTCCGCAACGCCGACATCGCGATGCACCTGGCCAAGGAGAGCGGCCGCGACCGCTTCGAGGTGTTCGAGACCTCCATGCACGTGCGGGTGGTCGAGCGCCTGGAGCTGGAGGCGGACCTGGCCGCCGCCGTCGAGCGCGACGAGTTGGCGATCCACTACCAGCCCATCGTCGCGCTGTCCGACCAGCGCATCTGCGGGTTCGAGGCCCTGCTGCGGTGGACCCACCCGCGGCGGGGGCCCGTGCCGCCGAACCGGTTCATCCCGCTGGCCGAGCAGAGCGGCCTGATCGTCCCGATCGGCCGGTTCGTGCTCCGCGAGGCCTGCCGGCAGCTGGCCGACTGGCGCCGCAGTCTGCCCGGCGCCGCCGACCTCACCGTCAGCGTGAACGTGTCGATGCGCCAGCTCACCGACAGCGACCTCGTCGCCGACGTCCGCGAGGCGTTGACGGACGCCGGACTGGCGGCCGAGGCGCTGACGCTGGAGCTCACCGAATCGGCCCTGGTGACCGACACGGAGTCGACCATCGCCACCCTGACCCAGCTGAAGGGACTGGGGATCCGGATCGCGGTCGACGACTTCGGGACCGGCTACTCGTCGCTCGCGTACCTGCACCGCTTCCCGGTCGACGTGCTGAAGATCGACCGCTCCTTCGTGAACTCGGTCGCCTCGGGCCGGCAGAGCCCCGCCCTCGCCCGGGCCATCGTCGACCTGGGGCGGTCCCTGGACCTGCTCACGGTCGCCGAGGGCATCGAGCACGACGCCGAGCTGACCCAGTTCCGCCAGCTCGACTGCACCCACGGGCAGGGGTTCCTGTTCTCACGTCCGGTGACGGCGGACGCCGTGGCCGGCCTGGTCGGCACGGCGGGCACCGAGCCGGCGGTTCTCGCAGACGCCCGCGGGGTCGCCCGCTAG
- a CDS encoding phage holin family protein, translated as MGALLRILINAAALWVAVALLDGLEFTGTWLALLGIALLLGVVNVIVKPILSLLSLPLVILTLGLFLLVVNAAVLAIVIALSDALDLGLSSDGFGWTFLGALVVSLVSWGLETVTGTR; from the coding sequence GTGGGCGCGCTCTTGCGGATCCTGATCAACGCGGCGGCGCTGTGGGTGGCCGTCGCCCTGCTCGACGGGTTGGAGTTCACCGGCACGTGGTTGGCGCTGCTCGGGATCGCCCTGCTGCTCGGCGTCGTCAACGTGATCGTGAAGCCGATCCTCAGCCTCCTGTCGCTGCCGCTCGTGATCCTGACGCTGGGGTTGTTCCTGCTGGTCGTCAACGCGGCCGTGCTCGCCATCGTCATCGCGCTGTCCGACGCCCTCGACCTGGGCCTCAGCAGCGACGGGTTCGGCTGGACGTTCCTCGGCGCCCTGGTGGTGTCGCTGGTCAGCTGGGGGCTGGAGACCGTCACCGGCACGCGCTGA
- a CDS encoding M20/M25/M40 family metallo-hydrolase has translation MTSVDPALTGQTVELLQHLIRNACVNDGAPSSGGEVRNSDLLTDYLDGLELAHYEPFPGRRSVLATLPGSDPTAPTVLLMGHTDVVPVSPDDWREDPFGGELIDGEVWGRGAVDMLNLTASMAVAVRELHRRGRPLKGTLKYLGVADEEAGGTWGADWIVANAWDDVACDYVLTENGGIPAPMPSGTKVVMTVAEKGIGWRRITVRGTPGHGSMPYGADNALLVAAEVVRRLQAYSPTAELGELWRGLVEAMALPDEQRDALLDPGRLRDALAAMDPKLARYCHAMTHTTFSPNVIRGGDKTNIIPDRVELEVDIRTLPGVTSDEVDVMLTEALGDLAGRVEVSPVVKDRPASASPVGTPMWDTLRRRAEAAHPGAEVLPWMIVGGTDAAFFRARGVPSYGAGLFSAQATLQEFQSRFHGHDERVDVASLGLSTQLWLDVAGDLLT, from the coding sequence GTGACGTCGGTCGATCCGGCCCTCACCGGGCAGACGGTGGAGCTGCTGCAGCACCTCATCCGCAACGCGTGCGTCAACGACGGGGCGCCCAGCTCCGGCGGTGAGGTCCGCAACAGCGACCTGCTGACCGACTACCTCGACGGTCTCGAGCTCGCCCACTACGAGCCCTTCCCGGGCCGGCGCAGCGTGCTGGCGACCCTGCCCGGCAGCGACCCGACCGCGCCCACGGTGCTGCTGATGGGCCACACCGACGTCGTGCCGGTGTCCCCCGACGACTGGCGCGAGGACCCGTTCGGCGGCGAGCTCATCGACGGCGAGGTGTGGGGCCGCGGCGCCGTCGACATGCTCAACCTGACGGCGTCGATGGCGGTCGCGGTCCGCGAGCTGCACCGCCGCGGACGTCCGCTCAAGGGCACGCTGAAGTACCTCGGTGTCGCCGACGAGGAGGCCGGCGGTACCTGGGGCGCCGACTGGATCGTCGCGAACGCGTGGGACGACGTCGCCTGCGACTACGTGCTGACGGAGAACGGCGGGATCCCGGCCCCGATGCCGTCGGGCACCAAGGTGGTCATGACGGTGGCGGAGAAGGGCATCGGCTGGCGGCGGATCACCGTGCGCGGCACCCCCGGCCATGGCTCGATGCCCTACGGTGCCGACAACGCCCTGCTGGTGGCCGCCGAGGTGGTGCGCCGCCTGCAGGCCTACTCCCCCACGGCGGAGCTCGGCGAACTCTGGCGCGGACTGGTCGAGGCGATGGCGCTGCCCGACGAACAGCGCGACGCGCTGCTCGACCCCGGCCGGCTGCGCGACGCGCTCGCGGCGATGGACCCGAAGCTGGCCCGCTACTGCCACGCCATGACCCACACCACGTTCAGCCCCAACGTCATCCGTGGTGGCGACAAGACCAACATCATTCCGGACCGCGTCGAGCTCGAGGTCGACATCCGCACGCTGCCGGGGGTCACCAGCGACGAGGTCGACGTGATGCTGACCGAGGCGCTGGGTGACCTCGCCGGCCGGGTGGAGGTCTCGCCGGTCGTGAAGGACCGGCCCGCGTCCGCCTCGCCGGTCGGTACGCCGATGTGGGACACGTTGCGGCGCCGGGCCGAGGCGGCCCACCCGGGCGCCGAGGTGCTGCCGTGGATGATCGTCGGCGGCACGGACGCGGCCTTCTTCCGGGCCCGCGGGGTCCCCAGCTACGGCGCCGGGCTGTTCAGCGCCCAGGCCACGCTGCAGGAGTTCCAGTCCCGCTTCCACGGCCACGACGAGCGCGTCGACGTGGCCTCGCTCGGGCTGTCGACGCAACTGTGGCTCGACGTCGCCGGGGACCTGCTCACCTGA
- a CDS encoding sorbosone dehydrogenase family protein has translation MRAPLRTAAVLFAALPALAGCDTTDEPPAAEAPAPEPEPTDPADGDDPPAGDGATPEDEPAGEPTDEAADDAAGAEEPVEITVEVVATGLEAPWDVVAHDGRVLVTERDTGRLLEVGEDGGVDEVRTFDVDPTGEGGLLGLASDGEALFVHYTADDGNRVVRLDDVDGGEEQPVVTGIPKGATHNGGRLALGADGLLYVATGDAGDPALAPDLDSLAGKILRVDREGRVPDDNPYDGSPVWSSGHRNVQGLAFDADERLWAAELGPDVDDEINLIEPGADYGWPEVTGAPGVEGYVDAAFVAQPPEASWSGATVLRDGAIPQWEGDLLVTALRGERLWRLGLDGEEVTDAEELYAGEYGRLRTAVVAPDGAVWLLTTNRDGRGDPGPDDDRLLRLGP, from the coding sequence ATGCGAGCGCCGCTGCGAACGGCCGCCGTCCTGTTCGCCGCGCTGCCGGCGCTGGCGGGCTGCGACACCACCGACGAGCCTCCGGCCGCGGAAGCACCAGCGCCCGAGCCCGAGCCGACCGACCCGGCCGACGGCGACGACCCGCCCGCCGGCGACGGCGCCACGCCCGAGGACGAGCCGGCCGGCGAGCCCACCGACGAGGCGGCGGACGACGCGGCGGGCGCCGAGGAACCGGTCGAGATAACCGTCGAGGTGGTCGCCACCGGGCTCGAGGCGCCGTGGGACGTGGTGGCGCACGACGGGCGGGTCCTGGTGACCGAGCGCGACACCGGCCGGCTGCTGGAGGTCGGCGAGGACGGCGGTGTCGACGAGGTCCGCACCTTCGACGTTGATCCCACGGGCGAGGGCGGGCTGCTGGGGCTCGCCAGCGACGGCGAGGCCCTGTTCGTCCACTACACCGCCGACGACGGCAACCGGGTCGTCCGCCTCGACGACGTCGACGGCGGTGAGGAGCAGCCGGTCGTCACCGGCATCCCCAAGGGCGCGACCCACAACGGCGGCCGCCTCGCCCTCGGTGCCGACGGCCTCCTCTACGTCGCCACGGGCGATGCCGGCGACCCGGCGCTGGCCCCCGACCTCGACTCGCTGGCCGGCAAGATCCTGCGCGTCGACCGCGAGGGCCGGGTGCCCGACGACAACCCGTACGATGGCTCCCCCGTGTGGTCGTCGGGGCACCGCAACGTGCAGGGCCTGGCGTTCGACGCGGACGAGCGGCTGTGGGCCGCCGAACTCGGTCCCGACGTCGACGACGAGATCAACCTCATCGAGCCGGGCGCCGACTACGGCTGGCCCGAGGTCACCGGCGCCCCCGGCGTCGAGGGCTACGTCGACGCCGCGTTCGTCGCCCAGCCGCCCGAGGCGTCGTGGTCGGGTGCCACGGTGCTGCGCGACGGTGCGATCCCCCAGTGGGAGGGCGATCTGCTGGTCACCGCCCTGCGCGGCGAGCGGCTGTGGCGGTTGGGCCTCGACGGCGAGGAGGTGACCGACGCGGAGGAGCTGTACGCCGGCGAGTACGGACGCCTGCGCACCGCGGTGGTCGCCCCGGACGGTGCGGTGTGGCTCCTGACGACCAACCGTGACGGGCGGGGCGACCCCGGCCCCGACGACGACCGCCTCCTGCGCCTGGGGCCCTGA
- a CDS encoding NfeD family protein produces the protein MLEFALRGDAVTAFIVIGAVGLALVLLSLLLGEVFEGLFGGLDIDVGGGIFSAPVLGSFLASFGFGAALIVYATGAGAALGALGGLASGLVVGGIALAMMRSLVNMPTDDTVSTSGLAGSAGVVITAIPADGFGEVTVRHHGSQHKYNARALEPIPAGSPVRVTAVLSASAVQVERASD, from the coding sequence ATGCTGGAGTTCGCACTGAGGGGGGACGCGGTGACCGCGTTCATCGTGATCGGCGCCGTGGGGCTGGCGCTGGTCCTGCTGTCACTCCTCCTCGGCGAGGTGTTCGAGGGGCTGTTCGGCGGGCTGGACATCGACGTCGGTGGGGGCATCTTCAGCGCGCCGGTGCTGGGCTCGTTCCTCGCCAGCTTCGGGTTCGGTGCCGCGCTCATCGTCTACGCGACGGGCGCCGGGGCCGCGCTGGGGGCCCTCGGCGGGCTCGCGAGCGGTCTGGTCGTCGGTGGCATCGCCCTGGCGATGATGCGCTCGCTCGTGAACATGCCCACCGACGACACGGTCAGCACCAGCGGCCTGGCCGGCTCGGCCGGCGTCGTCATCACCGCCATCCCCGCCGACGGGTTCGGTGAGGTGACCGTGCGCCATCACGGCAGCCAGCACAAGTACAACGCTCGCGCCCTCGAGCCGATCCCGGCGGGTTCCCCCGTGCGGGTCACCGCCGTGCTCTCCGCCTCCGCCGTGCAGGTCGAGCGCGCCAGCGACTGA
- a CDS encoding flotillin family protein, which produces MLDFIFNSPLVAAIIGAVTLLILVAYLIVSRIKVAGPNEAYIITGRKGSPVKNPETGQVSHDMSGQKVIMGASVFVLPFVQRLHVMDLSSRRISVSIRGAVSAQGIKADLDGVAVVKVGGNEDAIRAASQRFLTQQKEVETFTTEVLAGSLRAIVGRLTIEEIIKDRARFASAVAEEAEVSLTNQGLTLDTFQLQDIQSEGDYLQDLGRPEAARVEQDAKIAEARAHQAAEEERLRADEAIAVQQRQLELRKAEIKAEIDEAQAQAAAAGPLREAARNREVIQEQQLVAEQEATLRDRQLDAEIRKPADAERYRIEQDAEARKNAAILDAEAEKARRARMAEAVELEGRADAEAIRAKGEAEAEARRKNADAFKQYGDAAVIDLLTQILPDLVSAASEPISAIDKITVISTDGASDLTKNVANNVEQGIQIGSDLTGLDLKALLARLGGDRHDDEM; this is translated from the coding sequence ATGCTCGACTTCATCTTCAACTCACCGCTGGTGGCCGCCATCATCGGCGCCGTCACCCTGCTGATCCTCGTCGCCTACCTGATCGTCAGCCGGATCAAGGTCGCCGGCCCGAACGAGGCGTACATCATCACCGGCCGCAAGGGCTCGCCGGTCAAGAACCCGGAGACCGGGCAGGTCTCCCACGACATGAGCGGCCAGAAGGTCATCATGGGCGCCAGCGTGTTCGTGCTGCCGTTCGTGCAGCGCCTGCACGTGATGGACCTGTCCAGCCGCCGCATCTCGGTCAGCATCCGCGGTGCCGTGTCGGCGCAGGGCATCAAGGCGGACCTCGACGGCGTCGCGGTCGTGAAGGTCGGAGGCAACGAGGACGCCATCCGGGCGGCCTCGCAGCGCTTCCTGACGCAGCAGAAGGAGGTGGAGACCTTCACCACGGAGGTCCTCGCCGGCTCGCTGCGCGCCATCGTCGGTCGTCTGACGATCGAGGAGATCATCAAGGACCGCGCCCGGTTCGCCTCCGCCGTCGCCGAGGAGGCCGAGGTGTCGTTGACCAACCAGGGTCTCACGCTGGACACCTTCCAGCTCCAGGACATCCAGTCAGAGGGCGACTACCTGCAGGACCTCGGTCGTCCCGAGGCGGCCCGGGTCGAGCAGGACGCCAAGATCGCCGAGGCACGCGCCCACCAGGCCGCCGAGGAGGAGCGCCTGCGCGCCGACGAGGCCATCGCCGTCCAGCAGCGCCAGCTCGAGCTGCGCAAGGCCGAGATCAAGGCCGAGATCGACGAGGCGCAGGCGCAGGCCGCCGCGGCCGGGCCGCTGCGCGAGGCCGCCCGCAACCGCGAGGTCATCCAGGAGCAGCAGCTGGTCGCCGAGCAGGAAGCCACGCTGCGCGACCGGCAGCTGGACGCGGAGATCCGCAAGCCGGCCGACGCCGAGCGCTACCGCATCGAGCAGGACGCCGAGGCCCGCAAGAACGCCGCCATCCTGGACGCCGAGGCGGAGAAGGCCCGCCGTGCCCGCATGGCCGAGGCGGTCGAGCTCGAGGGTCGCGCCGACGCCGAGGCCATCCGCGCCAAGGGTGAGGCCGAGGCCGAGGCCCGGCGCAAGAACGCCGACGCGTTCAAGCAGTACGGCGACGCGGCCGTCATCGACCTGCTCACCCAGATCCTGCCGGACCTGGTCAGTGCCGCCTCGGAGCCGATCAGCGCGATCGACAAGATCACGGTCATCTCCACCGACGGTGCCTCGGACCTGACGAAGAACGTGGCCAACAACGTCGAGCAGGGCATCCAGATCGGCTCGGACCTGACCGGTCTGGACCTGAAGGCGCTGCTGGCACGGCTCGGCGGCGACCGACACGACGACGAGATGTAG
- a CDS encoding DUF4126 domain-containing protein, with the protein MEGLAGLVAGVGYASGLNLYAVIVLLGLFGRFAGADVPAVFLRTDVLAIAGALFLVEFVVDKIPYLDDAWDVVHTAIRPLGAVGVALLLTGDATAWQQAGSAVAAGGLATVSHLTKATTRAAVNTSPEPFTNTAVSLGEDGIVAFVVWLAVTNPVLALVTVGVLLVVGTVVALLVLRLARRTWRRWREQRRGDREVRP; encoded by the coding sequence GTGGAGGGGCTGGCCGGGCTCGTCGCCGGGGTCGGCTACGCGTCCGGCCTCAACCTCTACGCCGTCATCGTGCTGCTGGGCCTCTTCGGCCGTTTCGCTGGCGCCGACGTCCCGGCGGTGTTCCTACGGACCGACGTGCTGGCCATCGCCGGGGCGCTGTTCCTCGTGGAGTTCGTCGTCGACAAGATCCCGTACCTCGACGACGCCTGGGACGTCGTGCACACGGCGATCCGGCCGTTGGGCGCGGTCGGTGTCGCGCTGCTGCTGACCGGGGACGCGACGGCGTGGCAGCAGGCGGGCTCGGCCGTGGCGGCCGGCGGACTCGCGACCGTCAGCCACCTCACGAAGGCGACGACCCGCGCGGCGGTGAACACCTCGCCGGAGCCCTTCACGAACACCGCCGTGAGCCTGGGCGAGGACGGCATCGTGGCGTTCGTGGTCTGGCTGGCGGTCACCAACCCAGTGCTGGCGCTGGTGACGGTCGGCGTGCTGCTGGTGGTCGGCACGGTCGTCGCGCTGCTGGTGCTGCGCCTGGCGCGGCGGACGTGGCGGCGTTGGCGCGAGCAACGTCGTGGGGACCGGGAAGTTCGTCCCTAG
- a CDS encoding GuaB1 family IMP dehydrogenase-related protein has translation MRFLDDREPTTDLTYEDVFLVPGRSDVGSRLDVDLASADGTGTTVPLVAANMTAVSGRRMAETLARRGGLAVLPQDIPLDIVEDVVAWVKSRHPVLETPITLAPTDTVGDALQLINKRAHGAVIVVEDGAPVGVVTAVDLDDVDRFMQVGRVMSPSPMTLPDTVDPRTAFDRLAEARHRLAPVVDGRGALVGLLTRTGALRSTLYRPSLDRGGRLRIAAAVGVSGDAGDKAARLLAFGVDVLVLDTAHGHQSRMLDALKAVRALDPAVPVVAGNVVTEQGVADLVEAGADIAKVGVGPGAMCTTRMMTGVGRPQFSAVLACAREAHRLGAHVWADGGVRHPRDVALALAAGASNVMVGSWFAGTHESPGDLEHDADGRAFKRSFGMASARAVKQRTEGEDAFERARKGLFEEGISSGQMYLDPDRPGVEDLIDTIIAGVRSACTYAGAHDLPTFAEQAVVGVQTRSGYAEGRPLARGW, from the coding sequence GTGCGCTTCCTTGACGACCGAGAGCCGACCACCGACCTGACCTACGAGGACGTGTTCCTCGTGCCCGGCCGCTCCGACGTCGGCTCACGCCTGGACGTCGATCTCGCCAGTGCCGACGGCACCGGCACGACGGTGCCGCTGGTGGCGGCCAACATGACCGCGGTGTCGGGCCGGCGCATGGCGGAGACGCTCGCCCGGCGCGGCGGCCTGGCGGTGCTGCCCCAGGACATCCCGCTGGACATCGTGGAGGACGTCGTCGCGTGGGTGAAGTCGCGTCACCCCGTGCTCGAGACGCCCATCACGTTGGCGCCCACCGACACGGTCGGGGACGCGCTGCAGCTGATCAACAAGCGGGCCCACGGTGCGGTGATCGTCGTCGAGGACGGCGCACCGGTCGGGGTCGTCACGGCCGTCGACCTCGACGACGTCGACCGCTTCATGCAGGTGGGCCGGGTGATGTCGCCGTCACCGATGACCCTGCCCGACACGGTCGATCCCCGGACCGCCTTCGACCGGCTGGCGGAGGCACGCCACCGGCTCGCTCCGGTCGTGGACGGCCGTGGTGCGCTGGTGGGCCTGCTCACCCGCACCGGGGCGCTGCGTTCCACCCTCTACCGCCCCAGCCTCGACCGCGGCGGGCGGCTGCGCATCGCCGCGGCCGTGGGCGTCAGCGGGGACGCGGGCGACAAGGCGGCCCGGCTGCTCGCCTTCGGGGTGGACGTGCTGGTGCTGGACACGGCCCACGGCCACCAGAGCCGCATGCTGGACGCGCTGAAGGCCGTGCGTGCGCTGGACCCGGCGGTTCCGGTGGTCGCCGGCAACGTCGTCACCGAGCAGGGCGTCGCCGACCTGGTGGAGGCGGGTGCCGACATCGCCAAGGTCGGGGTCGGACCCGGGGCGATGTGCACCACCCGGATGATGACCGGCGTCGGCCGGCCGCAGTTCTCGGCCGTGCTCGCCTGCGCCCGCGAAGCGCACCGCCTGGGTGCGCACGTGTGGGCGGACGGTGGTGTCCGCCACCCGCGGGACGTGGCGCTCGCGTTGGCCGCCGGGGCGTCCAACGTGATGGTGGGCTCGTGGTTCGCGGGCACCCACGAGTCGCCCGGCGACCTGGAGCACGACGCGGACGGACGTGCCTTCAAGCGCTCGTTCGGCATGGCCTCGGCCCGCGCGGTCAAGCAGCGCACGGAGGGCGAGGACGCGTTCGAGCGGGCCCGCAAGGGGCTGTTCGAGGAGGGCATCAGCTCCGGGCAGATGTACCTCGACCCCGACCGCCCCGGCGTCGAGGACCTCATCGACACGATCATCGCCGGGGTGCGCAGCGCCTGCACCTACGCCGGGGCGCACGACCTGCCGACGTTCGCCGAGCAGGCCGTGGTCGGGGTGCAGACCCGGTCCGGCTACGCCGAGGGCCGCCCGCTCGCACGCGGCTGGTGA
- a CDS encoding potassium channel beta subunit family protein translates to MQYRRLGNAGIKVSVLSFGSWVTFKNQVDVQKAVECLDAAYQAGVNFFDNAEAYAGGESERIMGQAIQELDWPRHSYLVSSKYFWGLHAGPNSKNTLNRKYLLEAIEASLERFGLEYLDLIYCHRPDPDTPIEETVRAMSDAIERGWALYWGTSEWSADEIRAAWDVADRHGWHKPVMEQPQYNLFHRERVEQEYARLYEDVGLGTTIWSPLASGLLTGKYLDGVPEGSRGALEGFGWLAERLTDQQQNAIVRELKGVADELGCSLAQLAIAWCAKNPNVSTVITGASRVEQVHENMAALEVLPKLTDDVLARIDEITKA, encoded by the coding sequence ATGCAGTACCGCCGTCTCGGCAACGCCGGCATCAAGGTCAGCGTGCTGTCGTTCGGCTCGTGGGTGACGTTCAAGAACCAGGTCGACGTCCAGAAGGCGGTCGAGTGCCTCGACGCCGCCTACCAGGCCGGCGTGAACTTCTTCGACAACGCCGAGGCCTACGCCGGCGGCGAGTCCGAGCGGATCATGGGCCAGGCGATCCAGGAGCTCGACTGGCCGCGCCACAGCTACCTCGTCTCGTCGAAGTACTTCTGGGGCCTCCACGCGGGTCCCAACAGCAAGAACACGCTCAACCGCAAGTACCTGCTGGAGGCGATCGAGGCCTCGCTCGAGCGCTTCGGCCTGGAGTACCTCGACCTCATCTACTGCCACCGGCCCGACCCCGACACGCCCATCGAGGAGACCGTCCGCGCCATGTCGGACGCTATCGAGCGCGGCTGGGCGCTGTACTGGGGCACCTCGGAGTGGAGCGCCGACGAGATCCGCGCCGCCTGGGACGTCGCCGACCGCCATGGCTGGCACAAGCCGGTGATGGAGCAGCCGCAGTACAACCTGTTCCACCGCGAGCGCGTCGAGCAGGAGTACGCGCGCCTCTACGAGGACGTCGGGCTGGGCACCACGATCTGGTCGCCGCTGGCGTCGGGCCTGCTCACGGGCAAGTACCTCGACGGCGTCCCGGAGGGCAGCCGCGGCGCGCTCGAGGGGTTCGGCTGGCTCGCGGAGCGCCTGACCGATCAGCAGCAGAACGCGATCGTGCGTGAGCTCAAGGGCGTCGCCGACGAACTCGGCTGCTCGCTCGCCCAGCTGGCCATCGCCTGGTGCGCGAAGAACCCGAACGTGTCCACCGTCATCACCGGCGCGTCGCGGGTCGAGCAGGTGCACGAGAACATGGCGGCCCTCGAGGTGCTGCCGAAGCTGACCGACGACGTCCTCGCACGCATCGACGAGATCACCAAGGCCTGA